The segment TTCCCAACCATTTGGTGACGGATGCGCCGCATGAACTGGAATTGTTCAAGCCGTATGCAGAACAATTAAGGGACCGGTCCGTTCTAGCGCGAAAACTGGATGTGTTTCCCGTGGAAGCCATTGTGCGCGGATACCTGGCTGGTTCCGGATGGAAGGCGTACGCCACTTGCAAAGAAATATGCGGCATTCCCCTGCCCAAAGGATTGAGATTCAACGATCAGCTCCCCGAGCCGATATTCACTCCCTCCACCAAGGCCGAGTCCGGGCATGACGAAAACATCACTTTTAAAGAGTTATCGTCGCGGGTGGGCATGGAGAACGCCTCCAGAATCCGTTCCCTTGCCCTGGAACTCTACCAGTTTGGAAGTCAATTTGCCCGAAAAAAAGGCATCGTTATCGCTGACACGAAATTTGAGTTCGGATGGGATGCGGATGGAGCGATTGTGCTGGTAGACGAAATTTTCACCCCCGACTCTTCCCGTTTCTGGAAAGTGGAAGAATACCACTCCTGCCATGCCGCCGGCAATGAACCGCCGGCGTTTGATAAA is part of the Candidatus Aminicenantes bacterium genome and harbors:
- a CDS encoding phosphoribosylaminoimidazolesuccinocarboxamide synthase, whose protein sequence is MESKSDNTGIATVDLPFPKFKSGKVREVFTVGDQLLIVSTDRLSAFDYVLPTLIPDKGKVLNRLSSFWFHQTRKLIPNHLVTDAPHELELFKPYAEQLRDRSVLARKLDVFPVEAIVRGYLAGSGWKAYATCKEICGIPLPKGLRFNDQLPEPIFTPSTKAESGHDENITFKELSSRVGMENASRIRSLALELYQFGSQFARKKGIVIADTKFEFGWDADGAIVLVDEIFTPDSSRFWKVEEYHSCHAAGNEPPAFDKQFVRNYLLKTDWDRNSQPPTLPGEVVDQTRSKYLEMLRILTGKVQ